A window of Streptomyces sp. NBC_01224 genomic DNA:
GGCACCTCCCGTGCGCAGACGATCCGTGCACTGCGGGTCTTGGACATCAGCAGCCGGGTCTGCTCGCCGCGCGTCCCGTAGCGCCGCACCGGCTGTTCCCCGCGCCCCGCCGACGGCGGCCCCTTCCCGTTCCCCGCGGGACGTTCCCCGAGTCTCCACCCTTCCGAGAAGCACCACCCCTTCCGAGAAGCGAGATCGTCCATGCAGCGAAAAGTCTCCGTCGCCCTGCTCAGCGCCGCCATGCTGGTGGCCACCGCGGCCGGCACCGCCCATGGTGCCGCTCCCGCCCCCGGTGAACCGACCTTCCAGGATCTGACCGCCGACGGGGTGGGGTCGCCCCACTACCGCATCCCGGCGCTCACCACTTCCGGCAAGGGCACGGTCCTCGCGGCCTACGACGCCCGCCCCACCCTCGGTGACCTGCCGAGCAACATCTCCATCATGCTGCGCCGCAGCACGGACGGCGGTGTGACCTGGCAGCCGCAGCAGGTGGTCCGCAAGGATGCCGCTCCCCAGGGCTACGGCGACCCGAGCCTGCTCGTCGACCGCACCACCGGCCGGATCTTCCTCTTCTACGCGGCCTCGGTGAACCAGGGCTTCTTCGGCTCGGGCACCGGCAACGACGAGAACGACCCGAACGTCCTCCAGGCCGACTACAGCTACTCCGACGACGACGGGCTGACCTGGACCCATCGCCGTATCACCGAGCAGATCAAGAACCCTGCCTGGGCGGGCATGTTCGCGGCCTCCGGTGAGGGCATCCAGGTGCGGCAGGGCGCGTACAGGGGCCGGCTGATCCAGCAGTACGCCGTCCGCATCAACGGCACCAACTACGCGGCCGGCGCCTACAGCGACGACCACGGCGAGACCTGGAAGATGGGCAACCCGGTCGGTCCTGGTGGCGACGAGAACAAGACCGTCGAACTGTCCGACGGCCGGATCATGCTCAACAACCGTTCCAAGCCGTACCGGACGATCGCTTACTCCACCGACGGCGGGGTCAACTACACCCCGTTCACCCAGGACACCCAGCTGACCGACCCCGCCAACAACGCATCGGTGATGCGCTACAACGCCGACGCCCCTGCGTCGGACCCGCAGTCGTCCTGGCTGCTGTTCAGCAACACGGAGGACGCCTCGGCCCGGCGCAACCTCACGGTGAAGATGTCCTGCGACAACGGGAGGACCTGGCCGATCAGGAAGGTCGTCGACCCGGGCGCGGCGGCCTACTCGACGCTCACCCGGCTGCCCGACGGGCGCCTCGGACTGCTCTACGAGCGGGCCGACTACCAGCACATCACCTACGCGTCGTTCGATCTGAAGTGGCTGGGCGGCACCTGCGCGGACATCACGATCACCCCGCCCACGAACCTGAAGGCGGGAGCGGACGCGAAGATCACGGTCCGCGTCGTCAACCGGATGGATGTGCGGCGCGGGCCGGGAACGGTCGGTCTGACCGTGCCGGCCGGCTGGACGGCGAAGCAGGTGACCGTCCCCGCGTTGAACCCGGGCCAGGGCGCGAACGTCAAGGTTCCGGTCACCGTGGCGGCCGGGGCGTCGGGCAACGCCGCACTCACCGCGACGTACCGCACGGGCGGGCTGCAGGCCTCCGGCAGCGGGACGGCGGCCGTGACCCCGTAACACCCTGACGGACCCTCCGGGAGGTGTGCGCGTCATCGTCCCGCCCGTGCCCGGGTGCGACGATGAGGGCGTTCAGCACCTCCCGGAGCGTCAGAACAGGCGGTAGCAAGGTGACAGTGACGGGTTTACGCATCGGGGTGGTCGGCGGCAGTATCGCCGGCTGCGCCATGGCGATCGCCGGAAGCCGAGCCGGGGCGGAGGTCACCGTCCACGAGCGCAGCAGCGGCGAGCTTCAGGACCGGGGGTTCGGCATCGTCATCCCGCCGCCGCTGCATCAGGAGCTGGTCGCGGGCGGGTACCTGGGCGCGGACATGCCCACGACGCCGGTCGCCACCCGCATCTGGCTCGCGCGGGCTCCGGGGCGGCACTCGGCGCGTGAGCTGGCCCGGCAGGCGAGCCCGGTGACGCCGTGCAACTGGGGCCTGTTGTGGCGGGCGTTGCGCTCGAACATCGGGGAGAGCGCGTACCACCGCGGGCTGCCCGTCGGCTCCGTCGGCCGTACGCGCTCCGGCCACGCCCTGATCCGCACCGCGGACCGGGAGCAGGAATTCGACATCGTCGTCGGGGCCGACGGGCACCGGTCCGTCACCCGCGAGCTGATCGCACCCGAGGTATGTCCTGCTCCCGCCGGATACCTGGTGTGGCGGGGCACGATTCCGCTGAGCGCGCTCCGCGACCATCCCAAGCAGCTGGAGCTGCTGAAGACCGCATGGATCACGCTGGGATTTCCGGGCGGGCACGGTGTGTTCTACCTGATTCCGGGTGCGCTTCCGGGATCGCGTCTGCTGGCATACGCCATCTACGCATATCCCCCGGCTTCGGCCTCGGAAGTCCCGGTCTCCACCGCGTATGTGCGGAACATCGCCGATGAGCACTTCCCGGCGGAGTGGGCCGATGTCGTCGCCCGGGGAGAGCACACCTCCCAGGCGCTCCATCCGGTTGCCGACTTCGTCGTGCCCCGGGCGGCCGAACCACCGTTCCTGCTGGCGGGCGACGCGGCGAGCGTCACCA
This region includes:
- a CDS encoding sialidase family protein, which codes for MQRKVSVALLSAAMLVATAAGTAHGAAPAPGEPTFQDLTADGVGSPHYRIPALTTSGKGTVLAAYDARPTLGDLPSNISIMLRRSTDGGVTWQPQQVVRKDAAPQGYGDPSLLVDRTTGRIFLFYAASVNQGFFGSGTGNDENDPNVLQADYSYSDDDGLTWTHRRITEQIKNPAWAGMFAASGEGIQVRQGAYRGRLIQQYAVRINGTNYAAGAYSDDHGETWKMGNPVGPGGDENKTVELSDGRIMLNNRSKPYRTIAYSTDGGVNYTPFTQDTQLTDPANNASVMRYNADAPASDPQSSWLLFSNTEDASARRNLTVKMSCDNGRTWPIRKVVDPGAAAYSTLTRLPDGRLGLLYERADYQHITYASFDLKWLGGTCADITITPPTNLKAGADAKITVRVVNRMDVRRGPGTVGLTVPAGWTAKQVTVPALNPGQGANVKVPVTVAAGASGNAALTATYRTGGLQASGSGTAAVTP
- a CDS encoding FAD-dependent monooxygenase; this encodes MTGLRIGVVGGSIAGCAMAIAGSRAGAEVTVHERSSGELQDRGFGIVIPPPLHQELVAGGYLGADMPTTPVATRIWLARAPGRHSARELARQASPVTPCNWGLLWRALRSNIGESAYHRGLPVGSVGRTRSGHALIRTADREQEFDIVVGADGHRSVTRELIAPEVCPAPAGYLVWRGTIPLSALRDHPKQLELLKTAWITLGFPGGHGVFYLIPGALPGSRLLAYAIYAYPPASASEVPVSTAYVRNIADEHFPAEWADVVARGEHTSQALHPVADFVVPRAAEPPFLLAGDAASVTRPHTASGAVKALQDALCLERALRESPSAAAALRRYAAERTAEGARLVGLGRRLGRALVENTPDWPTMGPADVNAWSRATLNGARSYLYDGVHQR